In Streptomyces sp. NBC_01381, a genomic segment contains:
- a CDS encoding peptidoglycan-binding protein — protein sequence MDGAPVFEEFEPESDCDCPGCIHRRRDLARGLPVRLGGHPAAHGARRALVLATAAGTVLGGGQALPAVAAPGVPGTPAGPVVPGDDGPGPQGGTSALHGAPGALGAPGPAVGSAVRATTRAEILQRARQWVAAKVPYSMDAFWSDGYRQDCSGFVSMAWDLGGNEWTGSLAAYAVRITKAQLKPGDILLFHNPANPEKGSHVTIFGGWTDASHTRYTAYEQARPYARKQTTPYAYWSNAGRYLAYRYKGVTDGTPGGSGPSTGMRYPGAGSFGPGADNKYVTRLGKALVGRGGGRFYRTGPGPRWGDADRRATQAFQRAQGWSGADADGLPGPTTWSYLMKGKGRDIPAAGAGAGAGGAHGKVPAYPGRGVFRPGQSSPSIEKLGRQLVKKGFGKHYAKGPSPRWSESDRRNVEAFQRAQGWRGVAADGYPGPETWRRLFS from the coding sequence ATGGACGGTGCTCCGGTATTCGAGGAATTCGAGCCCGAGAGCGACTGTGACTGCCCCGGATGCATTCACCGGCGAAGGGACCTGGCCCGCGGACTTCCCGTACGTCTTGGTGGCCACCCCGCGGCGCATGGGGCTCGCCGGGCCCTCGTGCTCGCCACGGCGGCGGGCACGGTGCTCGGCGGCGGACAGGCGCTGCCGGCGGTGGCGGCGCCGGGGGTGCCGGGGACACCGGCCGGTCCCGTCGTCCCCGGGGACGACGGTCCTGGCCCGCAGGGCGGCACGAGCGCGCTGCACGGAGCGCCGGGCGCACTGGGCGCTCCGGGCCCGGCGGTCGGCTCCGCGGTACGGGCGACGACGCGGGCCGAGATCCTGCAGCGGGCCAGGCAGTGGGTCGCCGCGAAGGTGCCGTACAGCATGGACGCCTTCTGGTCCGACGGATACCGGCAGGACTGCTCGGGCTTTGTCTCGATGGCCTGGGATCTCGGCGGCAATGAATGGACGGGAAGCCTCGCGGCGTACGCGGTCCGTATTACGAAGGCCCAGCTGAAGCCCGGGGACATTCTTCTCTTCCACAATCCGGCGAACCCCGAGAAGGGTTCGCACGTGACGATTTTCGGCGGCTGGACGGATGCGTCGCACACCCGATACACGGCGTACGAACAGGCCCGTCCGTACGCCCGGAAGCAGACGACTCCCTATGCCTATTGGAGCAATGCGGGCCGCTATCTGGCCTACCGCTACAAGGGCGTGACGGACGGCACTCCGGGCGGCTCGGGCCCGAGCACGGGAATGCGCTACCCGGGAGCGGGGTCGTTCGGCCCCGGTGCGGACAACAAGTACGTCACGCGGCTCGGCAAGGCGCTGGTCGGCCGGGGCGGCGGCCGCTTCTACCGCACGGGGCCCGGGCCGCGCTGGGGCGACGCGGACCGCAGGGCCACGCAGGCGTTCCAGCGGGCGCAGGGCTGGAGCGGCGCGGACGCGGACGGCCTGCCGGGGCCGACGACGTGGTCGTACCTGATGAAGGGCAAGGGGCGCGACATCCCCGCGGCGGGGGCGGGGGCGGGGGCCGGTGGCGCCCACGGCAAGGTCCCCGCGTACCCCGGCAGGGGAGTGTTCCGCCCCGGACAGTCGAGCCCGTCCATCGAGAAGCTCGGCAGACAACTGGTGAAGAAGGGCTTCGGCAAGCACTACGCCAAGGGCCCGAGCCCGCGCTGGAGCGAGAGCGACCGCCGCAACGTCGAGGCGTTCCAGCGCGCCCAGGGCTGGCGGGGCGTCGCGGCGGACGGCTATCCGGGGCCCGAGACGTGGCGGCGGCTGTTCTCGTGA
- a CDS encoding kelch motif-containing protein: protein MKDRSSRRRARRIAIGAAVVIALAGMNGPWLWRVGSEKYHDYKINKPEYKADNGHWQVVNFPEEYRQNTIHAALLHTGKILLVAGSGNNQKNFDAKKFDTRLWDPVKNTIKKIKTPVDLFCTGHTQLANGNLLIAGGTQRYEKLKGDITKAGGLMVVHNEDPDKPITLPPGTKFTGKKNGKTFVSKDPVVVERAKKVFDKQTGAFIRNEPGLGRVYVEAQKSGTKHETGTQDNYRVQGLSGAATRNTYGIAQKLALDKKDFQGIKDSFEFDPVAEKYIKVDPMNEARWYPTLTTLSDGKVLSLSGLDEIGQLVPGKNEIYDPKTKKWTYTKQVRQFPTYPAVFQLESGRLFYSGSNAGYGPDDVGRKPGTWDLETKGSWKTIPGMSDPNLLETSNTVELPPAQDQKYMVVGGGGVGESKKSSKKTRIVDLLDDNPKFVDGPELEKGTRYPQASTLPDDSVLISGGSEDYRGRGDSNIKQARIYDAKTGKMRRVADPEVGRNYHSGSLLLPDGRVMFFGSDSLYADKANTKPGEFEQRIEIYTPPYLYHGSQPTLSGGPEEIRRGGSGTFKSKHASSIKTARLIRPSASTHVTDIDQTSVALDLKKSADGVTVTIPKERSLVESGWYMLFVTDDQGTPSKAQWVHVP, encoded by the coding sequence ATGAAAGACCGTTCCAGCCGCCGCCGCGCCCGCCGCATCGCGATAGGCGCGGCGGTGGTCATAGCGCTGGCCGGGATGAACGGCCCGTGGCTGTGGCGCGTGGGTTCGGAGAAGTACCACGACTACAAGATCAACAAGCCGGAGTACAAGGCCGACAACGGCCACTGGCAGGTCGTGAACTTCCCCGAGGAGTACCGCCAGAACACCATCCACGCGGCGCTCCTGCACACCGGCAAGATCCTCCTGGTCGCCGGCTCCGGCAACAACCAGAAGAACTTCGACGCCAAGAAGTTCGACACGCGCCTGTGGGACCCGGTCAAGAACACGATCAAGAAGATCAAGACGCCCGTCGACCTCTTCTGCACCGGCCACACCCAGCTGGCCAACGGCAATCTCCTCATAGCCGGCGGCACCCAGCGCTACGAGAAGCTCAAGGGCGACATCACCAAGGCCGGCGGCCTGATGGTGGTGCACAACGAAGACCCGGACAAGCCGATCACACTGCCGCCGGGCACGAAGTTCACCGGCAAGAAGAACGGCAAGACGTTCGTCTCCAAGGACCCGGTCGTCGTCGAGCGCGCGAAGAAGGTCTTCGACAAGCAGACCGGCGCGTTCATACGCAACGAGCCGGGCCTCGGCCGGGTGTACGTCGAGGCGCAGAAGAGCGGCACGAAGCACGAGACGGGCACGCAGGACAACTACCGCGTGCAGGGCCTGAGCGGCGCCGCCACCCGCAACACGTACGGCATCGCGCAGAAGCTCGCCCTGGACAAGAAGGACTTCCAGGGGATCAAGGACTCCTTCGAGTTCGACCCGGTCGCCGAGAAGTACATCAAGGTCGACCCGATGAACGAGGCGCGCTGGTACCCCACGCTGACCACGCTCTCGGACGGCAAGGTGCTCAGCCTCTCCGGCCTTGACGAGATCGGCCAGCTGGTCCCGGGCAAGAACGAGATCTACGACCCGAAGACCAAGAAGTGGACGTACACCAAGCAGGTCCGCCAGTTCCCCACCTACCCGGCGGTCTTCCAGCTGGAGAGCGGCAGGCTCTTCTACTCGGGGTCGAACGCGGGCTACGGCCCTGACGACGTCGGCCGCAAGCCCGGCACCTGGGACCTGGAGACCAAGGGCAGCTGGAAGACGATTCCGGGCATGAGCGACCCGAACCTCCTGGAGACCTCCAACACGGTGGAGCTGCCGCCCGCGCAGGACCAGAAGTACATGGTCGTCGGCGGCGGCGGTGTCGGCGAGTCCAAGAAATCCAGCAAGAAGACGCGCATCGTCGACCTCCTGGACGACAACCCGAAGTTCGTCGACGGGCCCGAGCTGGAGAAGGGCACGCGCTACCCGCAGGCCTCGACGCTGCCCGACGACTCGGTGCTGATATCCGGCGGCTCCGAGGACTACCGCGGCCGCGGCGACTCGAACATCAAGCAGGCGCGGATCTACGACGCCAAGACCGGCAAGATGCGCCGCGTCGCGGACCCGGAGGTCGGCCGCAACTACCACTCGGGCTCGCTCCTGCTGCCCGACGGCCGCGTGATGTTCTTCGGCTCCGACTCGCTCTACGCCGACAAGGCCAACACCAAGCCCGGCGAGTTCGAGCAGCGCATCGAGATCTACACGCCGCCGTACCTGTACCACGGCTCGCAGCCGACGCTGAGCGGTGGCCCGGAGGAGATCAGGCGGGGCGGGTCCGGCACGTTCAAGTCGAAGCATGCCTCGTCCATCAAGACGGCCCGCCTTATTCGGCCGAGTGCGTCGACGCATGTGACGGACATCGACCAGACGTCGGTGGCCCTGGACTTGAAGAAGTCCGCGGACGGCGTCACGGTGACGATTCCCAAGGAGCGGAGCCTGGTGGAGTCGGGCTGGTACATGCTCTTCGTCACGGACGACCAGGGCACCCCGAGCAAGGCCCAGTGGGTGCACGTGCCGTAA
- a CDS encoding lytic polysaccharide monooxygenase: MRNKKTYAALLGVTTVGALALSSGGASSHGYTDLPASRQINCANGTVSGCGSIQYEPQSVEGPKGFPAAGPADGKICSAGIGGFDSLNQPTAPGGGAWPATSVSGGQSYTFRWQFTARHSTTDFKYYITKQGWDESKPLTRAALDTTPFLDVPYGGQQPPATLSHAGTIPGGRSGHHVIVAVWTVHDTSNAFYACSDVKF, from the coding sequence ATGCGAAACAAGAAGACGTACGCGGCCCTGCTCGGCGTCACCACGGTCGGGGCCCTCGCGCTCTCGTCCGGCGGCGCGAGCAGCCACGGCTACACGGACCTGCCGGCCAGCCGCCAGATCAACTGTGCCAACGGCACGGTGAGCGGCTGCGGTTCCATCCAGTACGAACCCCAGAGCGTCGAGGGCCCCAAGGGCTTCCCGGCGGCGGGTCCCGCCGACGGCAAGATCTGCTCGGCGGGCATCGGCGGCTTCGACTCGCTCAACCAGCCGACCGCGCCGGGCGGCGGCGCCTGGCCCGCGACCAGTGTCAGCGGCGGGCAGAGCTACACCTTCCGCTGGCAGTTCACGGCACGGCACAGCACCACGGACTTCAAGTACTACATCACCAAGCAGGGTTGGGACGAGAGCAAGCCGCTGACCCGGGCGGCGCTCGACACCACGCCGTTCCTCGACGTCCCCTACGGCGGACAGCAGCCGCCCGCCACGCTCTCGCACGCCGGGACGATCCCCGGCGGCAGGAGCGGGCACCACGTGATCGTCGCGGTGTGGACGGTCCACGACACGTCGAACGCCTTCTATGCCTGCTCGGACGTCAAGTTCTGA
- a CDS encoding nucleoside/nucleotide kinase family protein, whose product METADPATPELTALAKDAWRLTAGRPRTLLGIAGPPGAGKSTLARALVAAIGEGAAYLPLDGFHLSNAQLERLSLTSRKGSEPSFDVRGYVALLGRVLDDTGADIYVPDYDRTLHEPVAARHRIPPAARLVVTEGNYLACDLPGWRTARELMGECWYVQTPGEVRQPRLLERQLAGGRTSDEARAWVATNDDPNGDLVERSRHRCDRTLSTLGMDMFNYRP is encoded by the coding sequence ATGGAGACCGCTGACCCCGCCACGCCCGAACTGACCGCCCTCGCCAAGGACGCCTGGCGGCTGACCGCGGGCCGGCCCCGCACCCTCCTGGGGATCGCGGGGCCGCCCGGCGCCGGCAAGTCGACGCTGGCGCGTGCCCTTGTGGCGGCGATCGGTGAGGGTGCCGCGTATCTGCCGCTCGACGGATTCCACCTGTCGAACGCCCAGTTGGAGCGCCTCTCCCTCACCTCCCGCAAGGGTTCGGAGCCGAGCTTCGACGTGCGGGGATACGTCGCGCTGCTCGGCCGGGTCCTCGACGACACCGGCGCGGACATCTACGTACCCGATTACGACCGCACCCTCCACGAGCCGGTGGCCGCCCGGCATCGCATCCCGCCTGCCGCCCGGCTCGTCGTCACCGAGGGGAACTATCTCGCCTGCGATCTGCCCGGCTGGCGTACGGCCCGGGAGCTCATGGGGGAGTGCTGGTATGTGCAGACGCCGGGAGAGGTGCGTCAACCAAGGCTCCTTGAGCGGCAGTTGGCGGGTGGGCGGACGTCCGACGAGGCCCGTGCGTGGGTGGCGACGAACGACGACCCGAACGGCGACCTGGTCGAGAGGTCGCGCCACCGCTGCGACCGAACCCTCTCCACACTTGGTATGGACATGTTCAACTACCGGCCATAA
- a CDS encoding SPFH domain-containing protein yields MSATAASEPQTPQPSHPDGQPDPAARSQRLIHSEATTEIPLHLLFRDDPGDPGVPLTPAVVRRRQGTGEQPRTTARRPAPRPAAARPVPAVDPAIAERHARVLPGGVGVLGGAAGAAGCAAALCWAGVLPEPLAGAAGLPAAAEYSGIGLAQWASLAGSGALALFGFGGLARGRVGKAWVLTLFGRYRGSVRRTGLMWVNPLLLRRRVDVRLRHWRSEPMPAVDRGGVGLRVVVLVVWRVKDAARATLGVADHQEYLRECVEAATARVLSRLPADAFHDDTPTLRDADAVGDALTRMLAAEAEPVGIEIFSAQPTRIEYAPEVAETMHRRRVEALDARHRDTVLTSVVDSVEDTVTRLTTRGLVELDDYERKALVKDLTVAFYTGHGDR; encoded by the coding sequence ATGAGTGCGACGGCGGCATCAGAGCCACAGACCCCGCAGCCATCCCACCCCGACGGGCAGCCGGACCCCGCCGCCCGCTCGCAGCGGCTCATCCACAGCGAGGCCACCACCGAGATCCCCCTGCACCTGCTCTTCCGGGACGACCCGGGCGATCCCGGGGTCCCGCTGACGCCCGCGGTCGTGCGGCGGCGGCAGGGCACGGGCGAGCAGCCGCGCACCACTGCGCGGCGGCCCGCGCCGCGGCCCGCGGCGGCGCGTCCCGTGCCCGCCGTCGACCCCGCCATCGCCGAGCGGCACGCGCGGGTGCTGCCCGGCGGGGTCGGCGTGCTCGGCGGGGCCGCGGGTGCCGCCGGGTGTGCGGCCGCGCTGTGCTGGGCCGGGGTGCTGCCCGAGCCGTTGGCGGGGGCGGCGGGGCTGCCGGCGGCCGCGGAGTACAGCGGGATCGGCCTCGCGCAGTGGGCATCGCTCGCGGGGTCCGGGGCGCTCGCCCTCTTCGGGTTCGGGGGCCTGGCCAGGGGCCGGGTCGGCAAGGCGTGGGTGCTCACGCTCTTCGGGCGCTACCGGGGCAGTGTCCGCCGCACCGGTCTGATGTGGGTGAACCCGCTCCTGCTGCGCCGCCGTGTCGACGTACGCCTGAGGCACTGGCGCAGTGAACCGATGCCCGCCGTGGACCGGGGCGGGGTCGGGCTGCGGGTCGTCGTGCTCGTCGTGTGGCGGGTCAAGGACGCGGCGCGGGCGACCCTCGGCGTCGCCGACCACCAGGAGTATCTGCGCGAGTGCGTCGAGGCGGCGACGGCCCGTGTGCTCTCCAGGCTGCCCGCCGACGCCTTCCACGACGACACCCCGACCCTGCGCGACGCGGACGCCGTCGGCGACGCGCTGACCCGGATGCTCGCCGCGGAGGCCGAGCCGGTCGGCATCGAGATCTTCTCGGCCCAGCCGACCCGGATCGAGTACGCCCCCGAGGTCGCGGAGACCATGCACCGCCGCCGGGTCGAAGCCCTGGATGCCCGGCACCGCGACACCGTGCTCACCTCGGTGGTGGACTCCGTCGAGGACACGGTGACCCGGCTGACCACCCGGGGCCTGGTCGAGCTCGACGACTACGAGCGCAAGGCCTTGGTCAAGGACCTGACGGTGGCGTTCTATACGGGGCATGGAGACCGCTGA
- a CDS encoding AMP-binding protein, with product MKATGSTVAELVQARWGDHRPGLHFEDKALTHHQIAAGAAARAALLADLLPRGAEPHIGVLLDNTPEYPLWLSAAALAGAAVAGINPTRRGAELARDIVHTDCRVLVTERSHLPLLDGLQLPDIRVLVTDSEAYGELLSPYAGAAPETSPAATPAARMLLYFTSGSTGAPKAAICSQGRLAAAGESLVTHFGVDSSDVHYICMPMFHGNAVIADWAPALAAGAGVALRRRFSASAFLDDVRAYGATYFTYVGRAVQYLLATPERADDTRNPLRMGFGTEAGAVDAARFEERFGVRLVEGYGSSEGGAAIQRTPGTPPAAIGRAAPGDELAVVDPGTFLECPPAVFTSDGRLLNGDAAIGELVNKGRSPFEGYWRNAEAEAARLRGGWYWTGDLFYRDAEGFLYFAGRTDDRLRVDSENLAAAVIENILARYAGAAGVAVYAVPDPVAGDQVMAAVAPRAGTDFDPLAFAEFLLSQPDLGTKMAPRFVRVVQRMPVTATNKVARSTLRKAGFRCPDPVWWRPPGSAAYRRLTPEAVASLLAEYRAHAREGLLPPS from the coding sequence ATGAAGGCCACCGGGAGTACCGTCGCGGAACTCGTACAGGCGCGCTGGGGCGACCACCGCCCCGGCCTGCACTTCGAGGACAAGGCGCTGACCCACCACCAGATCGCGGCGGGCGCGGCGGCCAGGGCCGCGCTCCTCGCGGACCTCCTGCCGAGGGGAGCCGAGCCGCACATCGGCGTGCTGCTCGACAACACCCCCGAGTACCCCCTGTGGTTGAGCGCGGCGGCGCTCGCGGGCGCTGCGGTCGCGGGCATCAACCCGACCCGCAGAGGCGCCGAGCTGGCCCGCGACATCGTCCACACGGACTGCAGGGTCCTGGTGACGGAACGATCCCACCTCCCCCTCCTCGACGGTCTCCAACTCCCGGACATACGCGTCCTGGTGACGGATTCGGAGGCATACGGCGAACTTCTCTCCCCCTACGCCGGCGCGGCCCCGGAGACATCCCCTGCCGCGACGCCGGCCGCCCGGATGCTCCTCTACTTCACCTCGGGTTCGACGGGCGCGCCCAAGGCGGCGATCTGCAGCCAGGGCCGCCTGGCCGCGGCGGGGGAGTCCCTGGTCACGCACTTCGGGGTCGATTCGTCCGACGTCCACTACATCTGCATGCCCATGTTCCACGGCAACGCGGTGATCGCGGACTGGGCGCCGGCGCTCGCGGCCGGGGCGGGGGTGGCGCTGCGGCGGCGCTTCTCGGCCTCGGCGTTCCTGGACGACGTACGCGCGTACGGGGCGACGTACTTCACCTACGTGGGCCGCGCCGTCCAGTACCTCCTGGCGACGCCGGAGCGGGCCGACGACACCCGGAACCCCCTCCGTATGGGCTTCGGCACGGAGGCCGGAGCGGTGGACGCGGCGCGGTTCGAGGAGCGGTTCGGGGTGCGGCTCGTGGAGGGGTACGGGTCGTCCGAGGGCGGGGCGGCGATCCAGCGGACGCCAGGGACGCCGCCCGCGGCGATCGGCAGGGCGGCGCCGGGGGACGAGCTCGCTGTGGTGGACCCCGGCACGTTTTTGGAGTGTCCCCCCGCGGTCTTCACCTCGGACGGGCGGCTGCTCAACGGGGATGCGGCGATAGGGGAGTTGGTGAACAAGGGGCGCAGTCCCTTCGAGGGGTACTGGCGCAATGCGGAGGCGGAAGCGGCGCGGCTGCGGGGCGGCTGGTACTGGACGGGGGACCTCTTCTACCGCGACGCGGAGGGCTTCCTCTACTTCGCGGGGCGCACGGACGACCGGCTCCGGGTGGACAGCGAGAACCTGGCGGCGGCGGTGATCGAGAACATTCTGGCGCGGTATGCCGGGGCGGCGGGTGTGGCGGTGTACGCGGTGCCGGATCCGGTGGCCGGGGATCAGGTGATGGCGGCGGTCGCGCCCCGTGCCGGTACGGACTTCGACCCCCTCGCCTTTGCCGAGTTCCTCCTCTCCCAGCCGGACTTGGGCACGAAGATGGCACCCCGCTTCGTACGGGTGGTCCAGCGGATGCCGGTGACGGCGACGAACAAGGTTGCGCGGAGCACTTTGCGGAAGGCGGGCTTCCGTTGCCCCGACCCGGTCTGGTGGCGCCCCCCGGGTTCGGCCGCCTACCGCCGCCTTACGCCCGAGGCGGTGGCCTCCCTCCTGGCCGAGTACCGCGCCCACGCCCGCGAGGGCCTGCTGCCGCCCAGCTGA
- a CDS encoding glycosyltransferase family 2 protein — MTSTPTGARPDDPSQTTQLRVPSHRTGGFRRIKKALPRYDYEHYSRLAGPLTQPDPNKPYKVQYRSLLSQEPHRIRAALMLGAAPLLSLVLLAWLLQPTHWTERDYVANDWLPVLDVVMLVSIGLIEFFRCMNVLSNAHATLVARDPIPVVPETGTRVAFLTSFVPGKEPLEMVTKTLEAAVKIRHRGLMHVWLLDEGDDPAVKEVCLRLGVHHFSRKGVAKWNLAKGPHRAKTKHGNYNAWLDAHGDDYDYFASVDTDHVPMPNYLERMLGFFRDENVGFVIGPQVYGNYDNFITKAAESQQFLFHALIQRAGNAYGAPMFVGTSNAVRIRALKQIGGLYDSITEDMATGFEIHRATNPNTGKKWKSVYTPDVLAVGEGPNAWTDFFTQQLRWSRGTYETILKQFWKAPFSLPPGRLFNYTMMVIFYPMSAMNWILAALSCALFLGMGASGVNIDPTIWLMLYGNASALQIGLYIWNRRHNVSPHEPEGSGGIAGMIMSALSAPVYARSLLDTVLRRKSKFVVTPKGDSASPDTLFGTFRIHLFFILVFGGSMAAAFVYDHAHPAMIIWATFALLITAAPIFAWRWGMRQEKKKRKSRHGAGPSGPPSGGGDPMVPQQRDTTAQLPQAVQAPQTPQAPHAPQQKPSWAATDQTMQISLGGRKK, encoded by the coding sequence ATGACGTCGACGCCGACGGGCGCGCGGCCGGACGACCCGTCACAGACGACCCAGCTGCGGGTGCCATCGCACCGGACAGGCGGGTTCCGGCGTATCAAGAAGGCCCTGCCGAGATACGACTACGAGCACTACAGCCGTCTGGCGGGGCCGCTCACGCAGCCTGATCCGAACAAGCCGTACAAGGTGCAGTACCGCTCCCTGCTCTCGCAGGAGCCGCACCGGATCCGGGCCGCCCTGATGCTGGGCGCCGCGCCGCTGCTCTCGCTCGTCCTGCTCGCCTGGCTGCTCCAGCCGACGCACTGGACCGAGCGCGACTACGTGGCCAACGACTGGCTGCCGGTGCTCGACGTCGTCATGCTCGTCTCGATCGGCCTGATCGAGTTCTTCCGCTGCATGAACGTGCTCTCGAACGCGCACGCCACGCTCGTCGCCCGCGACCCGATACCCGTCGTGCCGGAGACCGGCACCAGGGTCGCCTTCCTCACCTCGTTCGTGCCCGGCAAGGAGCCGCTCGAGATGGTGACGAAGACGCTGGAGGCGGCGGTCAAGATCCGCCACCGCGGCCTGATGCACGTCTGGCTCCTCGACGAGGGCGACGACCCCGCGGTCAAGGAGGTCTGCCTGCGGCTCGGCGTGCACCACTTCTCCCGCAAGGGCGTCGCGAAGTGGAACCTGGCGAAGGGCCCGCACCGCGCCAAGACCAAGCACGGCAACTACAACGCCTGGCTGGACGCGCACGGCGACGACTACGACTACTTCGCGTCGGTCGACACCGACCACGTCCCGATGCCGAACTACCTGGAGCGGATGCTCGGCTTCTTCCGCGACGAGAACGTCGGCTTCGTCATCGGCCCGCAGGTCTACGGCAACTACGACAACTTCATCACGAAGGCCGCCGAGTCCCAGCAGTTCCTCTTCCACGCCCTCATCCAGCGTGCGGGCAACGCCTACGGCGCCCCGATGTTCGTCGGTACGAGCAACGCCGTACGCATCAGGGCGCTGAAGCAGATCGGCGGTCTGTACGACTCGATCACCGAGGACATGGCGACGGGCTTCGAGATCCACCGGGCCACGAACCCGAACACCGGCAAGAAGTGGAAGTCGGTCTACACCCCGGACGTGCTCGCGGTCGGCGAGGGCCCCAACGCCTGGACGGACTTCTTCACGCAGCAGCTGCGGTGGTCGCGCGGTACGTACGAGACCATCCTCAAGCAGTTCTGGAAGGCGCCGTTCTCGCTGCCGCCCGGGCGGCTCTTCAACTACACGATGATGGTCATCTTCTACCCGATGTCCGCCATGAACTGGATCCTGGCCGCGCTCAGTTGCGCGCTGTTCCTGGGCATGGGCGCATCGGGCGTGAACATCGACCCGACGATCTGGCTGATGCTGTACGGCAACGCGTCGGCGCTGCAGATCGGCCTCTACATCTGGAACCGTCGCCACAACGTCTCGCCGCACGAGCCCGAGGGCTCCGGCGGTATCGCGGGCATGATCATGTCCGCGCTCTCCGCGCCGGTGTACGCGCGCTCGCTCCTGGACACCGTGCTGCGCCGCAAGAGCAAGTTCGTGGTGACCCCCAAGGGCGATTCGGCCAGCCCGGACACGCTGTTCGGCACGTTCCGCATCCACCTGTTCTTCATCCTGGTCTTCGGCGGTTCGATGGCCGCCGCGTTCGTGTACGACCACGCCCACCCGGCGATGATCATCTGGGCCACGTTCGCCCTGCTGATCACGGCGGCGCCGATCTTCGCGTGGCGCTGGGGCATGCGGCAGGAGAAGAAGAAGCGCAAGTCGCGGCATGGGGCAGGACCTTCGGGACCACCGTCCGGCGGCGGGGACCCGATGGTGCCGCAGCAGCGCGACACCACGGCACAGCTGCCGCAGGCAGTACAGGCACCACAGACGCCACAGGCACCGCACGCGCCGCAGCAGAAGCCCAGCTGGGCGGCGACCGACCAGACCATGCAGATTTCCCTTGGGGGACGTAAGAAATGA
- a CDS encoding DUF3592 domain-containing protein: protein MEFMFYAVPTLIAAVVIAMAVKVVKRFLELRQAWSSGLTAEARCLRTYTTTSGGGHNDHVTTTLHHVYEFTPSGGRAVRFEEENGPATTVEGDFVTVHYTADRPEKATAHAPSPVKSAAGTIGLLCFFGVMLAFCVFFMVTANDMFGSDLP, encoded by the coding sequence ATGGAGTTCATGTTTTACGCCGTACCGACCCTGATCGCGGCGGTGGTGATCGCCATGGCGGTCAAGGTGGTCAAGCGCTTCCTGGAGCTCAGGCAGGCCTGGTCGAGTGGGCTCACGGCGGAGGCGCGCTGCCTGCGGACGTACACGACGACGAGCGGCGGCGGCCACAACGACCACGTCACCACCACGCTCCACCACGTCTACGAGTTCACGCCATCCGGCGGCCGGGCGGTCCGCTTCGAGGAGGAGAACGGCCCGGCGACGACCGTCGAGGGCGACTTCGTCACCGTGCACTACACGGCCGACCGCCCCGAGAAGGCGACGGCGCACGCGCCGAGCCCCGTCAAGAGCGCGGCGGGCACGATAGGCCTGCTCTGCTTCTTCGGCGTCATGCTCGCCTTCTGCGTCTTCTTCATGGTGACGGCGAACGACATGTTCGGGTCAGACCTCCCGTAG
- a CDS encoding FadR/GntR family transcriptional regulator — protein sequence MARDIQERIKKLIIDQRLPSGASLPTEPELMERLGVSRNSVREALKALQAMGIVEIRHGFGTYVGPMSMAPMIEGLAFRTVAGHYRGEDSLLQLLELREAVETGLIARLAGAIPAADLAELDALVDQMEAEATAQGTRNSRDATVHADTDRAFHATLYRCLRNPLLGEVLEAFWDAFHRVRTDLVDVPHDPKVTCRQHRDILDAVRSGDAVRAERAIREHFGNIRTRLSSPASEVSPNRSYDR from the coding sequence ATGGCGCGCGACATCCAGGAGCGGATCAAGAAGCTCATCATCGACCAGCGGCTGCCCTCCGGCGCCTCCCTGCCCACCGAACCGGAGCTGATGGAGCGCCTCGGCGTCAGTCGGAACTCCGTACGGGAGGCGCTCAAGGCCCTCCAGGCGATGGGGATCGTGGAGATCCGTCATGGTTTCGGCACCTATGTCGGACCCATGTCGATGGCGCCCATGATCGAGGGCCTCGCCTTCCGCACGGTGGCCGGTCACTATCGGGGCGAGGACAGCCTGCTCCAGCTCCTGGAGCTGAGGGAGGCCGTGGAGACCGGGCTCATCGCGCGCCTCGCGGGCGCCATCCCGGCCGCCGACCTGGCCGAACTGGACGCCCTCGTGGATCAAATGGAGGCCGAGGCGACGGCGCAGGGCACGCGGAACAGCCGGGACGCCACCGTCCACGCCGATACCGACCGCGCATTTCACGCCACTCTTTACCGGTGTCTGCGCAATCCGCTGCTCGGCGAGGTCCTGGAGGCGTTCTGGGACGCCTTCCATCGGGTGCGCACCGACCTGGTGGACGTGCCGCACGATCCCAAGGTCACCTGCCGCCAGCACCGCGACATCCTCGACGCGGTCCGTTCCGGGGACGCGGTCCGAGCCGAGCGGGCAATACGGGAACACTTCGGTAATATTCGAACGCGATTGAGCTCTCCCGCCTCAGAGGTTTCCCCAAATCGCTCGTATGACCGGTAA